The following are encoded together in the Bacillus sp. V2I10 genome:
- a CDS encoding IS3 family transposase (programmed frameshift), with protein MAKFTEQEKVNAVKRYLNGIEGHKAIAKSIGVAHGVFHRWIQQYQYNGENAFKKRYTTYSLDDKLKVLTYMNEHGTSLSETAAIFKIQSPSTINRWKRLFDTQGVDGLIPREKGRSSMKKENPKVSEIKEPVTGSIEALQAENERLRMELAYGKKVECLSSEQRKITKQDKAKVVYELRQEFPVKSLLKLAGIPRSTYYHLTKQLERPDKDAELKTAIKDIFHEHKGRYGYRRIRAELANRGLHVNHKKVYRLMRELGLKCLVRIKKYRSYKGEAGKVAENVLNRNFKASKPNEKWVTDITEFKLFGEKLYLSPMLDLYNGEILTYTIGSRPTYSLVSSMLNKALRKMRKEDTLLIHSDQGWHYQMKKYRLALKKKDITQSMSRKGNCYDNAVIENFFGILKSEFLFYQDFKNVEHFKEELRKYIHYYNHKRIKTKLKGKSPVQYRTLAQQVA; from the exons ATGGCTAAATTTACAGAACAGGAAAAGGTAAATGCCGTTAAGCGATATCTTAATGGCATTGAAGGACACAAAGCGATCGCAAAATCCATAGGAGTAGCTCATGGGGTTTTTCACAGGTGGATCCAGCAGTATCAATATAACGGAGAAAATGCGTTTAAAAAACGATATACAACCTATTCTTTGGACGATAAACTAAAGGTACTTACCTATATGAACGAACACGGGACGTCCCTCAGTGAGACAGCTGCGATCTTTAAAATTCAATCTCCCTCTACGATTAATCGATGGAAGAGGTTATTCGACACACAAGGAGTGGACGGCCTTATTCCAAGGGAAAAGGGGCGGTCATCGATGAAAAAAGAAAACCCTAAAGTAAGCGAGATAAAAGAACCAGTGACAGGTTCTATTGAAGCTCTTCAGGCTGAAAATGAACGTTTACGTATGGAGCTTGCTTATG GTAAAAAAGTTGAATGCCTTAGTTCAGAACAAAGAAAAATCACCAAACAAGACAAAGCGAAAGTAGTCTATGAATTGAGGCAGGAATTCCCGGTGAAATCACTCTTAAAGCTTGCGGGTATTCCTCGCAGTACCTATTACCATTTGACGAAGCAGCTTGAACGCCCAGATAAAGATGCTGAATTAAAAACGGCGATTAAAGACATTTTTCATGAACATAAAGGCCGATACGGGTACCGGCGTATTCGTGCTGAGCTAGCCAACCGAGGACTGCATGTTAATCATAAGAAAGTTTATCGACTTATGAGAGAACTAGGATTGAAGTGCCTAGTCCGCATAAAGAAATATCGGTCGTACAAAGGTGAAGCAGGCAAGGTTGCCGAAAATGTGCTAAATCGGAACTTCAAGGCGTCCAAGCCGAATGAGAAATGGGTAACCGATATTACCGAGTTCAAATTATTTGGAGAAAAACTGTATCTTTCACCTATGCTAGATTTATACAATGGCGAAATTCTCACCTATACGATTGGCTCTAGACCGACCTATTCCCTTGTATCGAGTATGTTAAATAAAGCCCTAAGAAAAATGCGCAAAGAAGATACGTTACTCATTCACTCGGATCAAGGATGGCACTATCAAATGAAGAAATACCGTCTGGCTTTGAAGAAAAAGGACATCACTCAAAGCATGTCTCGTAAAGGGAACTGTTACGACAATGCGGTCATTGAAAATTTCTTTGGCATTCTAAAATCAGAATTCCTTTTTTACCAAGACTTTAAAAATGTGGAACATTTTAAAGAAGAACTAAGGAAGTACATCCATTACTATAACCACAAACGAATTAAGACAAAATTAAAAGGCAAGAGCCCGGTACAATACCGGACTCTTGCCCAACAAGTAGCTTAA
- a CDS encoding endonuclease I family protein: MEKLELLYSEWETAKSDFLKYKENRPYYDEKKDKEVKDQYYQSISFTDDNLSDSLHTLLEKTHTDQLNYSPHRYVYPWVDLQENGSLKSLYSGKGMNPLSVIEEDVRLHEMQAKGIIGSFSEDLLNCEHVVPQSWFDKKEPMRGDLHHLFACEPTCNSSRSNHPYYDFHDYVPEGWILGIKDGCGKAEESKFEPEYGKGIVARATLYFLIRYPNTIKKELENVSLLLKWHQTFPVSIYEKHRNLAIHELQGNRNPFIDFPEMAESIVTIEK, translated from the coding sequence ATGGAAAAGCTAGAATTGCTATACAGTGAATGGGAAACGGCCAAGTCAGACTTTTTAAAATATAAAGAAAATCGACCCTATTATGACGAAAAGAAAGATAAGGAAGTCAAGGACCAATATTACCAAAGCATTTCATTCACGGATGATAATCTGTCAGACAGCCTTCATACATTGCTTGAAAAAACACATACAGATCAGTTAAACTACAGCCCGCACCGATATGTGTACCCTTGGGTTGATTTGCAGGAAAACGGTTCATTAAAAAGCCTTTATTCTGGAAAAGGGATGAATCCACTTTCTGTCATAGAGGAGGACGTTCGGCTCCATGAAATGCAGGCAAAAGGGATAATTGGCAGCTTCTCGGAAGACCTATTAAACTGTGAACATGTAGTTCCTCAATCATGGTTCGATAAAAAAGAACCGATGAGAGGAGACTTGCATCATCTATTTGCCTGCGAACCCACCTGCAATAGCAGTCGCAGCAACCATCCTTACTATGATTTCCACGATTATGTCCCTGAAGGATGGATTCTAGGAATCAAAGATGGCTGCGGCAAGGCTGAAGAAAGTAAATTCGAACCAGAATACGGCAAAGGAATCGTTGCCAGAGCAACACTCTATTTCCTAATTCGCTATCCAAACACAATAAAAAAAGAACTAGAGAATGTCTCATTATTGCTAAAATGGCATCAAACATTTCCGGTATCCATCTATGAAAAGCATCGTAACCTAGCTATCCATGAACTTCAAGGCAATCGGAACCCATTTATTGATTTTCCAGAGATGGCAGAGAGTATTGTAACCATAGAAAAATGA
- a CDS encoding glycoside hydrolase family 31 protein has translation MFKIEGNRLIREFDSEKLWIEPWGENALRVRASYTTIEDTDWALLPVREIKPDITVKEGAATIVNGKIKAEVKRNGQVTIYNQKGEVLLKETENTYQLKYGGRELIPHPGRSDYRLSLRLESDPKEKLFGMGQYQHPFLNLKGCMLVLTHRNSQSSVPFVMSSLGYGFLWHNPAIGRVNFNLNITEWTAPSTKQLDYWITAGDTPAEIEESYASVTGTVPMMPDYGMGFWQCKLRYQTQEELLEVAREYKRRDLPISVIVIDFFHWTNQGDWKFDPEYWPDPEGMVKELKEMGIELMISVWPTVQTESENYQEMIEKGYLVRSDRGVRTQFQFLGQNAIFDATNPEAREYLWKKIKKNYYDKGIKVFWLDEAEPEFTVYDHDIYRYYLGSSLQVGNIYPSKYSQTFYEGMAAEGQTNIINLVRAAWAGSQRYGALAWSGDIHSSFEVLGLQVRAGLNMAIAGIPWWTTDIGGFHGGNPDDPLFRECIIRWFQYGVFCPVFRLHGDRLPTQKPIGTTGGGQCHSGAANEVWSYGEEAYDIFKDYLHLRERLRPYIKELMKEAHEKGTPPMRPLFYDFSEDKAAWDVDDQFMFGPDILVAPVLNEGERSRSVYLPKGAVWTNPYSGQIHEGGKRLTIEAPLERIPLFLKNGADLPIASL, from the coding sequence ATGTTTAAAATCGAAGGAAATCGACTTATTAGGGAGTTTGATTCGGAGAAACTATGGATTGAACCTTGGGGAGAGAATGCCCTACGGGTCCGTGCATCGTACACCACAATAGAAGATACCGATTGGGCACTCTTGCCTGTTCGGGAAATAAAACCAGATATTACTGTTAAAGAGGGAGCAGCAACTATTGTTAATGGAAAAATAAAAGCAGAAGTTAAGAGAAATGGTCAAGTGACTATTTATAATCAGAAAGGTGAAGTTTTATTAAAAGAAACAGAAAACACCTATCAGCTTAAGTATGGTGGTAGAGAGTTAATCCCTCATCCTGGAAGAAGTGACTATCGCTTGTCACTGCGCTTAGAGTCAGATCCAAAAGAAAAACTTTTTGGGATGGGTCAGTACCAGCATCCTTTTCTTAACCTGAAGGGATGTATGTTGGTACTTACACACCGAAATAGTCAGTCCAGTGTTCCTTTCGTTATGTCTAGCTTAGGCTATGGATTTCTATGGCATAACCCTGCAATTGGTCGAGTGAACTTTAATCTTAATATAACCGAATGGACAGCACCTTCCACCAAGCAACTAGATTATTGGATTACAGCAGGAGATACTCCTGCAGAGATTGAAGAATCTTATGCATCTGTTACCGGTACTGTCCCTATGATGCCAGACTATGGCATGGGTTTTTGGCAATGTAAACTAAGATATCAAACTCAAGAAGAGTTGTTAGAGGTTGCAAGGGAGTACAAAAGAAGAGACCTTCCGATTTCTGTTATAGTCATTGATTTCTTCCACTGGACAAACCAAGGCGATTGGAAATTTGATCCGGAGTATTGGCCTGATCCTGAAGGTATGGTTAAAGAATTAAAAGAAATGGGCATCGAACTTATGATTTCAGTATGGCCTACTGTTCAGACAGAGAGTGAAAATTATCAGGAAATGATTGAAAAAGGTTATCTAGTCAGATCAGATAGAGGGGTTCGAACCCAATTTCAGTTCTTAGGGCAAAATGCCATATTCGATGCCACTAACCCTGAAGCACGAGAATACTTATGGAAAAAAATCAAGAAAAATTATTATGACAAAGGTATTAAAGTGTTCTGGCTAGATGAAGCAGAACCGGAATTTACTGTTTACGATCATGACATTTATCGCTATTACCTTGGCTCCAGTTTACAGGTAGGAAATATTTATCCAAGTAAATATAGTCAGACGTTCTACGAAGGTATGGCTGCGGAAGGTCAAACCAATATTATCAACCTAGTCCGAGCCGCATGGGCTGGTAGTCAGCGTTATGGTGCTCTAGCTTGGTCTGGCGATATTCATTCTAGCTTTGAGGTATTAGGCCTACAAGTACGAGCTGGATTAAATATGGCCATAGCAGGAATTCCTTGGTGGACAACCGATATAGGAGGCTTCCACGGTGGTAATCCAGATGATCCATTGTTCCGGGAATGTATTATTCGATGGTTCCAGTATGGTGTATTTTGTCCAGTATTCCGACTCCATGGTGACAGATTGCCTACGCAAAAACCTATAGGAACCACTGGTGGAGGGCAATGTCATAGTGGAGCTGCGAATGAGGTATGGAGTTATGGAGAGGAGGCTTATGACATATTTAAGGATTACTTACATTTACGGGAACGACTCCGCCCTTATATTAAGGAACTGATGAAGGAAGCCCATGAAAAAGGGACTCCTCCTATGAGGCCGCTATTCTATGACTTTTCAGAGGACAAGGCTGCTTGGGATGTGGATGATCAATTCATGTTTGGCCCAGATATTTTGGTAGCACCTGTATTAAATGAAGGAGAGAGAAGCCGTAGTGTATATTTACCGAAGGGAGCAGTATGGACGAATCCTTATTCTGGCCAGATACATGAAGGGGGGAAACGGTTAACAATAGAGGCACCCTTGGAGCGAATTCCATTGTTTCTTAAGAATGGCGCAGACCTTCCAATTGCTTCCTTATAA
- a CDS encoding ThuA domain-containing protein — MKKKALIVWGGWDGHQPDLVAEIFKGILEEENFHVEVSGTLDSYADIEKLKSLDLIVPHWTMGIIENKYALNISKAVMSGVGLAGCHGGMCDSFRNNVDWQFMTGGNWVAHPGNDGVEYMVNIKHSTSPLLEGIDDFKVVSEQYYLHYDPAVEVLATTRFPVVHGPHAANKAVDMPVIWTKRWGLGNIFYSSLGHHANIIAMPEVSLIMRRGFLWAAEGKKRAAGVDVAALYGNGRVYTGMGDSQ, encoded by the coding sequence ATGAAAAAAAAGGCATTGATCGTTTGGGGCGGATGGGACGGCCATCAGCCAGACCTGGTAGCTGAAATCTTTAAAGGCATCCTTGAGGAAGAAAACTTCCATGTAGAGGTTTCCGGTACGCTAGATTCTTATGCAGACATAGAAAAGTTGAAATCTTTGGACTTAATCGTTCCCCACTGGACAATGGGAATAATTGAAAATAAATATGCCCTGAATATTTCCAAAGCGGTTATGTCAGGTGTCGGTTTAGCTGGCTGCCACGGCGGAATGTGTGACTCCTTCCGTAACAATGTGGACTGGCAATTTATGACGGGTGGAAATTGGGTTGCACATCCTGGAAATGATGGTGTGGAGTACATGGTTAACATAAAGCATTCGACTAGTCCGCTATTAGAGGGCATCGATGATTTTAAAGTTGTCAGTGAGCAGTATTACCTTCATTATGATCCAGCAGTCGAAGTGTTAGCTACTACTCGCTTTCCGGTGGTACATGGTCCTCATGCAGCCAATAAAGCCGTTGATATGCCTGTTATTTGGACAAAACGCTGGGGTCTCGGAAATATATTTTATAGTTCACTGGGACATCATGCCAACATTATCGCCATGCCAGAAGTCTCTCTTATCATGCGCCGCGGATTTTTGTGGGCTGCTGAAGGAAAGAAACGTGCTGCAGGAGTGGATGTAGCCGCTCTTTATGGAAATGGCCGTGTTTATACAGGTATGGGTGACAGTCAATAA
- a CDS encoding AraC family transcriptional regulator, which produces MEEPLEHTFLKKEHTEIPDRTFPINIFYIHYPEPKIIPLHWHDHLEWIIITRGSYRVQVGSEFHDLYDGDMVFVNAKQIHSAFPESKESELYAIVFNEALLRNSGLDNTEKKYILPLLTNDLRIPTYYIANQPVSLMIQESLKKIITNYVNKPLGFELLVKSHLFESLGHAFKLAEVTSNQRNKKNKGVIDPVLLHLSNHFHEPLSIEQAAKICCISPNYFCNVFKKSTGKTLTEYINMLRIHEAERLLHTNNYSIQQIAHMVGYTNLTYFGRVFKKFKNATPSEFIK; this is translated from the coding sequence ATGGAAGAGCCACTTGAGCATACGTTTTTGAAAAAGGAACACACAGAAATCCCTGATCGTACTTTTCCAATAAATATCTTTTATATTCATTACCCTGAACCTAAAATAATTCCATTACATTGGCATGACCATCTAGAGTGGATTATTATCACAAGAGGATCCTATCGAGTTCAAGTAGGATCTGAGTTCCACGACTTATATGATGGAGACATGGTATTTGTAAATGCCAAACAAATACATTCCGCCTTTCCAGAATCAAAAGAAAGTGAGCTGTATGCCATAGTCTTTAATGAAGCTCTTCTTCGAAATAGCGGATTGGATAACACCGAAAAGAAATATATATTACCGTTACTTACCAATGACTTGCGAATTCCCACATATTACATAGCTAATCAACCTGTATCACTTATGATTCAAGAAAGTCTAAAAAAAATAATAACAAACTACGTAAATAAGCCATTAGGTTTCGAACTACTTGTAAAGTCACATCTGTTCGAATCTCTCGGCCATGCTTTTAAGCTAGCGGAGGTCACTTCCAATCAAAGGAATAAAAAGAATAAAGGAGTCATTGACCCTGTTCTTCTCCACTTGAGCAATCATTTTCATGAGCCACTTTCTATCGAACAAGCTGCAAAAATTTGTTGTATCAGTCCTAACTATTTTTGTAATGTTTTTAAAAAATCTACAGGAAAAACTTTAACCGAATACATCAATATGCTAAGGATTCATGAAGCTGAGCGTCTGCTACACACCAATAATTACAGTATCCAACAGATCGCTCATATGGTTGGGTACACAAACCTAACATATTTCGGACGAGTATTTAAAAAATTCAAAAATGCAACACCAAGCGAATTCATAAAGTAA
- the ytfJ gene encoding GerW family sporulation protein, with amino-acid sequence MSEHPIQGLMTTAMENLKEMIDVNTIIGDPVETPDGSVILTVSKVGFGFAAGGSEFMLDGDSSGSGQGQSREQPFGGGSGGGVSITPIAFLIVNSNEVKMVHLDGSTHLYEKILDLSSQAGDKIQQMFNKNGNANSSQNQKNQSSNPQDYNGPKQDLDL; translated from the coding sequence ATGTCTGAGCATCCAATTCAAGGGCTAATGACAACTGCTATGGAAAATCTGAAAGAAATGATTGATGTCAACACTATTATAGGAGACCCTGTTGAAACCCCTGATGGCAGTGTGATATTAACTGTTTCTAAGGTTGGTTTTGGATTTGCAGCAGGTGGAAGCGAATTTATGCTTGATGGAGATTCGAGTGGCAGTGGTCAAGGGCAATCAAGGGAACAACCTTTCGGTGGAGGAAGCGGAGGAGGTGTTTCCATTACCCCAATTGCCTTCTTAATTGTGAATTCCAATGAGGTGAAAATGGTTCATCTTGATGGAAGCACGCATTTATATGAAAAGATACTCGATCTTTCTTCTCAAGCAGGAGATAAGATTCAGCAGATGTTCAATAAGAACGGCAACGCCAATAGTAGTCAGAACCAAAAGAATCAAAGCTCCAATCCGCAAGACTATAATGGACCAAAGCAGGATTTAGATCTGTAA
- a CDS encoding DUF3231 family protein, giving the protein MDVDIQIFTKVLHDNDTSAPASSEACITDLTIPPFSDKLTMFLMSLLSSIGIGNYATAASVSQRSDLALNYERFSLEIGQYAKDGADIMIQIEWLEQPPGTMDKERLTKS; this is encoded by the coding sequence ATGGATGTTGATATTCAAATATTTACAAAAGTCCTACATGATAATGATACAAGTGCCCCTGCTTCATCAGAAGCTTGTATTACCGATTTAACAATACCGCCATTTTCAGATAAATTAACAATGTTTCTTATGTCATTGTTAAGTTCAATTGGAATAGGTAACTATGCAACGGCAGCTTCTGTAAGTCAGCGAAGTGATTTAGCTTTGAATTACGAACGTTTCTCGCTTGAAATCGGTCAATATGCGAAAGATGGTGCTGATATTATGATTCAAATTGAATGGTTAGAACAGCCGCCTGGGACTATGGATAAAGAGCGACTTACAAAAAGTTAG
- a CDS encoding LacI family DNA-binding transcriptional regulator → MANRKDVAKLAGVSEATVSRVFNNIVPLREETKQKVLQAAEQLNYHPNAIAQSFARGKSNNIGVIVPYLQKVNLMSTHYFSELLSGIGSKLGEFGFGLLLLFQSPDEPKDYVQLFRTQKVDGCIILGSKDVSGEVEALEKMHQLKLPYCLVNQTFTGTSFHSIGADHVNGSFQAVSSLLMKGYEQVIFLNGPMEFSNSIERFRGYEKALMKAGIPYNPKLVFQGNYSRKSGFQAAESIAPLLSDINAIFAANDRMAIGLMQGLSEHGYLAGRDYALVGYDDSEIARMTTPPLSTVRVPLFQMGQLAAEKVLQLISQDAIEQTNVQLSVTFIERVSSQLMYKHPKL, encoded by the coding sequence ATGGCTAACAGGAAGGATGTTGCAAAATTAGCCGGTGTATCTGAAGCCACCGTTTCACGGGTTTTTAATAATATTGTTCCCTTGCGTGAAGAAACAAAACAGAAGGTTTTACAAGCAGCCGAACAACTTAACTACCACCCAAATGCCATTGCTCAAAGCTTTGCACGGGGTAAAAGTAACAACATTGGCGTCATTGTTCCTTATTTGCAAAAGGTTAACTTGATGAGCACGCATTATTTCTCTGAACTATTAAGTGGGATTGGTTCAAAGCTTGGTGAATTTGGATTCGGTTTGCTCCTTTTATTTCAATCGCCTGATGAGCCAAAAGATTATGTACAGCTTTTTCGTACTCAGAAAGTAGATGGATGCATCATCCTTGGATCAAAAGATGTTTCAGGGGAAGTGGAAGCTCTCGAAAAAATGCATCAGTTAAAACTTCCATACTGTCTTGTGAACCAAACCTTTACGGGCACCTCCTTTCATTCCATTGGTGCAGATCATGTAAATGGGAGTTTTCAAGCTGTCTCCTCCCTTCTAATGAAGGGGTATGAACAGGTGATCTTTTTAAATGGGCCGATGGAGTTTTCCAATAGTATTGAACGTTTTAGAGGATATGAAAAAGCCCTTATGAAGGCAGGAATTCCCTATAACCCGAAATTAGTGTTTCAAGGGAATTACAGTCGGAAAAGTGGTTTTCAAGCAGCTGAATCGATTGCTCCCCTACTGTCAGACATAAATGCTATTTTCGCCGCGAATGATCGAATGGCCATCGGTCTTATGCAGGGATTAAGTGAACATGGCTATCTTGCTGGCCGCGACTACGCTCTCGTTGGTTATGATGACTCTGAAATTGCTAGAATGACAACACCTCCACTTAGCACAGTGAGAGTACCCCTCTTTCAAATGGGCCAATTGGCGGCTGAAAAGGTACTCCAATTAATCTCTCAAGATGCCATAGAACAAACGAATGTACAATTGTCCGTTACTTTTATTGAACGAGTCTCTTCACAACTTATGTACAAGCACCCAAAACTTTAG
- a CDS encoding Gfo/Idh/MocA family protein, whose translation MKKLKIGIIGCGNISSIYMENCQKFHHLELVACADLDEQRAQSQAEKFGVPKACSVEELLSEPEIELVINLTIPKAHASVCIQVLEAGKHIYTEKPLAVTREEGKQILETATKCNLLVGSAPDTFLGAGIQTAIHLIDQGAIGVPIGASAFMICRGHEHWHPDPAFYYDIGGGPMFDMGPYYLTALVALLGPIKRISGSTRISYPERTVLSKPKAGTKIEVSTPTHISGVIDFASGVIGTITTSFDAFGGTSLPPIEIYGSEGTLLVPDPNTFGSPVRFRKRDENEFTEVPLSYSSQNSRGLGVADMAKAILEGSKYRANGELAYHVLEAMHGFHDSSENGKHYMMESTCERPESVSLEFQVSK comes from the coding sequence GTGAAAAAGTTAAAAATCGGTATCATTGGCTGCGGGAACATTAGTTCCATTTATATGGAAAATTGTCAGAAGTTCCACCACCTCGAACTAGTTGCCTGTGCGGACTTGGATGAACAGCGTGCACAATCTCAGGCCGAAAAATTCGGTGTTCCTAAAGCTTGTTCCGTGGAAGAGCTGTTATCAGAGCCTGAGATTGAACTAGTCATCAATTTAACGATTCCAAAAGCTCATGCCTCTGTCTGCATCCAGGTACTGGAAGCAGGAAAGCATATCTATACGGAAAAACCACTAGCTGTTACACGCGAGGAAGGAAAACAAATTTTAGAAACAGCCACGAAATGTAATCTCCTCGTTGGCAGTGCGCCAGATACCTTCTTAGGGGCCGGTATTCAAACAGCTATCCATTTAATTGATCAAGGTGCAATTGGAGTACCTATTGGTGCGTCTGCCTTCATGATTTGCCGGGGGCATGAACATTGGCATCCAGACCCTGCCTTCTATTATGATATTGGCGGCGGACCAATGTTTGATATGGGACCTTATTATTTAACGGCATTGGTGGCACTTCTTGGACCGATTAAACGAATTTCCGGCTCCACTCGTATAAGTTATCCGGAAAGAACCGTGCTAAGTAAACCAAAAGCAGGCACTAAAATTGAGGTTTCTACCCCAACTCATATATCCGGTGTCATTGATTTTGCATCGGGGGTAATTGGAACCATTACAACAAGCTTCGATGCCTTTGGCGGCACTTCCCTTCCTCCCATTGAAATCTATGGCAGTGAAGGTACTTTGCTTGTTCCTGATCCAAATACGTTTGGAAGTCCTGTACGGTTCAGAAAACGTGACGAAAATGAATTTACTGAGGTTCCGCTATCTTACAGTTCCCAAAACAGCAGAGGCCTTGGTGTTGCAGATATGGCAAAAGCAATCCTCGAGGGCAGTAAATACCGGGCAAATGGTGAATTGGCTTATCATGTGTTAGAAGCTATGCATGGGTTCCATGATTCCTCGGAAAATGGTAAACACTATATGATGGAAAGTACCTGTGAGCGGCCTGAATCTGTGTCTTTGGAATTTCAGGTTTCTAAGTAG
- a CDS encoding YsnF/AvaK domain-containing protein, with protein sequence MGFFDLFNEEGTQKETRKKVREVDRTADTEFAAEDVHLDLRAEELDIDKHRVETGDVTLHKDIVEEEQSVNVPVLHDQVVIEQRAVDHKPTDEPITEEETVHIPVTAEKIDVEKHTVVTGEVSAHKRSVQETEQVRDVLRKEVADVESHGNTDIIKED encoded by the coding sequence ATGGGCTTTTTTGATTTATTTAACGAAGAAGGAACTCAAAAGGAAACTCGAAAAAAGGTACGTGAAGTAGATCGCACTGCCGATACAGAATTTGCAGCAGAAGACGTACATCTTGATCTTCGTGCTGAAGAATTGGACATCGACAAACATCGTGTGGAGACTGGTGATGTGACGCTTCATAAGGACATTGTTGAGGAAGAACAATCAGTGAATGTCCCTGTTTTACATGATCAAGTCGTTATTGAACAAAGAGCCGTTGATCACAAACCAACAGATGAACCAATTACAGAAGAAGAAACGGTTCACATTCCAGTAACTGCTGAAAAAATTGATGTAGAAAAGCATACGGTCGTCACTGGTGAAGTCTCTGCTCATAAACGTTCGGTTCAGGAAACAGAACAAGTACGCGACGTACTTCGTAAAGAAGTTGCAGATGTTGAATCGCATGGTAATACAGATATTATCAAAGAGGACTAA
- a CDS encoding S8 family peptidase: MERKLHLIPYQVNAVVETVSEVPKGIELIAAPKIWEKSKGKGITVAILDTGCDVTHPDLSERIIGGRNFTGDDNGNPDVYTDYNGHGTHVAGTIAAVHNDTGVVGVAPETSLLILKVLDKNGSGQYDWIINGINYAVEQKADIISMSLGGSEDVSELHQAIQNAIAKQILVVCAAGNEGDGQDSSDELAYPACYNEVISVGAINLQRRSSEFSNSNNEVDLVAPGEEILSTYLNGKYAKLSGTSMAAPHISGSLALIKEIANKNFERNLTEPELYAQLIKRTVPLGNSPKLEGNGLLYLTAEDYLSDVFNQKRSAQELKI, from the coding sequence ATGGAGCGAAAATTACATTTAATTCCGTATCAAGTGAATGCAGTGGTCGAAACGGTGTCTGAGGTGCCAAAAGGTATTGAGCTTATTGCGGCTCCAAAAATCTGGGAGAAATCGAAAGGGAAGGGAATCACGGTTGCGATATTGGACACAGGCTGCGATGTCACCCATCCTGATTTGAGTGAGCGGATTATCGGGGGACGGAATTTCACTGGTGATGATAATGGAAATCCTGATGTATACACTGACTATAATGGCCATGGAACCCATGTGGCTGGCACAATTGCTGCTGTCCATAACGATACAGGTGTAGTTGGGGTTGCACCTGAAACAAGTTTGCTGATTTTAAAGGTGCTTGATAAAAATGGATCAGGTCAATACGACTGGATCATAAATGGAATTAACTATGCAGTTGAACAAAAGGCGGATATCATTTCCATGAGCCTCGGTGGTTCTGAGGATGTATCTGAGTTGCATCAAGCTATTCAAAACGCAATCGCTAAGCAAATTCTAGTAGTTTGCGCTGCTGGAAATGAGGGAGATGGACAGGATTCTTCAGATGAATTGGCCTATCCTGCCTGCTACAACGAAGTCATCAGCGTTGGAGCCATTAATCTGCAGCGCCGTTCTTCTGAATTTTCAAATTCGAATAATGAAGTCGACTTAGTAGCTCCTGGTGAAGAAATCCTTTCAACATATTTAAACGGAAAGTATGCAAAACTAAGCGGAACTTCGATGGCAGCACCGCATATATCCGGTTCACTTGCGCTCATTAAAGAGATTGCCAACAAAAACTTTGAGCGAAATCTGACAGAGCCTGAGCTGTATGCACAATTAATAAAGAGAACGGTTCCTCTAGGAAACTCGCCAAAACTCGAAGGCAACGGATTGCTGTACTTAACAGCAGAGGACTACTTATCGGATGTGTTCAACCAAAAAAGATCTGCTCAGGAGTTGAAAATATAA